The Chitinophagales bacterium genomic sequence ACGTACACCTGTGATATTTAACCACAGTGCAGCAATAGACGACTTTGTAGCAACTGCAGTGCTACTCACCATGCCTAATATAGAACTCCAGGGAATTGTTGTGACCAATGCTGATTGCATAGCTACACCGGCCATGAACACATCCTGGCGCGTATCGCAATTTTTTGGCATAGAGCATATACCCCTTACGCTCAGTGATGCGAGGGGGTGGAATTCCTTTCCATGGGAGTACAGGGCCGACTGTATCAACATGGGTACAATAGACATATTGAAACCTTTCAGCGATAACAAAAGCTGGCCACCTTACCCTTCGGGTGAGGCTATGATGACGGACCTGCTGATAAAAGCTATAGAAAAGAAAGACCCCGTAACCATATTATGTACAGGACCGGTTACTACTATTACCAACCTGGTGAGTAACAACCCGACGTTACTCGAAGGTATCAATGAAATAGTATGGATGGGAGGTGCTGTAGATGTACCC encodes the following:
- a CDS encoding nucleoside hydrolase, yielding MENKTKRTPVIFNHSAAIDDFVATAVLLTMPNIELQGIVVTNADCIATPAMNTSWRVSQFFGIEHIPLTLSDARGWNSFPWEYRADCINMGTIDILKPFSDNKSWPPYPSGEAMMTDLLIKAIEKKDPVTILCTGPVTTITNLVSNNPTLLEGINEIVWMGGAVDVPGNLDPATIPAAIANKHAEWNAFWDPFAVDIMFRLFEKVRVFPLDITDQAKITPEFKARLLAQSEYPYSKFVYQAYDLVKDQPFYEMWNTCATVFLSGRTDIYAEPETTPLDIVLWGFEQGWIRRTDKPTMHPQLVYQNFSNSDNFYDYVLEQLKR